A genomic window from Streptomyces sp. WMMC940 includes:
- the bla gene encoding class A beta-lactamase, with protein MEPSRAHRTRRTLLAAATGAALAAGLPSSAAATPARHGGEPPAGDGPRGGTPRPDGVSRSLSELERTHTARLGVFARNMRTGRTVSHRAGELFPMCSVFKTLAVAAVLRDLDRKGEFLAERIRYTQKDTEESGYAVVTGREENLAHGMTVAELCDAAIRHSDNAAANLLLRELGGPTAVTRFCRSVGDGVTRLDRWEPHLNSAEPWRVEDTTDPRHIARTYTRLVLGDALSRPDRQRLTGWLLNNTTSTERFRAGLPHDWTLADKTGGGAYGTNNDVGVAWTPDGTPVVLAVLTTRQHPDDAVDNRLVARTAELLADALG; from the coding sequence TTGGAACCGTCACGAGCACACCGGACCCGTCGCACACTGCTGGCCGCCGCCACGGGGGCCGCACTGGCCGCGGGACTGCCGTCGAGCGCGGCGGCGACCCCGGCGCGGCACGGCGGCGAGCCGCCCGCCGGCGACGGCCCGCGCGGCGGCACACCCCGGCCGGACGGCGTCTCCCGCAGCCTGAGCGAGCTCGAGCGGACGCACACCGCCCGGCTCGGCGTCTTCGCCCGGAACATGAGGACGGGCCGGACCGTATCCCACCGCGCCGGCGAACTCTTCCCCATGTGCTCGGTGTTCAAGACCCTCGCCGTCGCGGCCGTCCTCAGGGACCTCGACCGCAAGGGCGAGTTCCTCGCCGAGCGCATCCGCTACACCCAGAAGGACACCGAGGAGTCGGGCTACGCCGTCGTCACCGGCCGGGAGGAGAACCTCGCCCACGGCATGACCGTGGCCGAGCTCTGCGACGCCGCCATCCGCCACAGCGACAACGCCGCGGCCAACCTCCTGCTGCGCGAACTCGGCGGCCCCACCGCCGTCACCCGCTTCTGCCGCTCCGTCGGCGACGGCGTCACCCGGCTCGACCGCTGGGAGCCCCACCTGAACTCGGCCGAGCCCTGGCGCGTCGAGGACACCACCGACCCGCGCCACATCGCACGGACCTACACCCGGCTCGTCCTCGGCGACGCGCTCTCCCGCCCGGACCGGCAGCGGCTCACCGGCTGGCTGTTGAACAACACCACCAGCACGGAACGCTTCCGCGCCGGACTTCCCCACGACTGGACCCTCGCGGACAAGACCGGCGGCGGTGCGTACGGCACCAACAACGACGTCGGCGTCGCCTGGACCCCCGACGGCACCCCCGTCGTCCTGGCCGTCCTGACGACCCGGCAGCACCCCGACGACGCCGTGGACAACCGGCTCGTCGCCCGGACCGCCGAACTGCTCGCCGACGCGCTCGGCTGA